The Cucurbita pepo subsp. pepo cultivar mu-cu-16 unplaced genomic scaffold, ASM280686v2 Cp4.1_scaffold000818, whole genome shotgun sequence genome segment GGAAGCATTGGGCTTATGGGCTTAGTTTCTCAAGCCGTTTATGATGGAGGACGCCACGTGTTAGGGTATCAttggctctctctctctcatctctctccctctctctctctctccggttttattgaatttgggtttgttttgttGCAGAGTGATCCCCAAATCCCTCATGCCCAGAGAGGTAAtttcacttatttatttatttattttgaggcaaaaaaaaaatgtaattaattattttttaaatttattatttaatttattttcagatCACCGGAGAGACGATCGGAGAAGTAAGAGCTGTATCTGGAATGCACCAACGGAAAGCTGAGATGGCTCGTCATGCTGATGCATTTATTGCCTTACCTGGTACTTATACTTCTTACTATTTGCATTTCCACcccataattttctttatttacaaAACATTCCCAATTACTGACAGGTGGCTACGGCACATTGGAAGAACTCTTGGAAGTCATCACTTGGGCTCAGTTGGGCATCCACGAAAAACcggtaaaattaattaaatatatatatttatttattttaattaaattaaattaaattaaattataattaaaataaatatttcaggTGGGTTTGCTAAACGTGGATGGCTACTATAACTCGCTCTTATCATTCATTGACAAAGCAGTTGACGAAGGGTTCGTATCCCCAGCTGCCCGTAGCATAATAGTTGCTGCCCAAACTGCCCATGAGCTCATTTCCAAGCTagaggtatatatatatatatatatattattttcaaaagtttcaatataattaattatttataaataataaattatgggTCCCACACAATCATATAATCAGAGTCGAATTGTATTTGTGATCAGGAGTACGTGCCAAAGCATTGTGACGTGGCATCGAGGTTGAACTGGGAAATGGAACAACAATTAGGATATACTGTAAAGTCAGACATTGCTCGTTAGCTTTATTAGTAGCCACGTGTATAGATTAATCACCGTAGATCAAATCTGATCAAAGAGTTgctttgtaatattttataatttttttccacTCGGATTAAAATAGGAAGCTAACTAAGTCAACAAGCAATTATGTAAGCGatcatataatattattatttttttcctacCTTTGtgataatattaattagtaactatattattattaaataaaaattgataatgaTATAGAGATAAATACCGAGACATAATGCATAAACTAGTGggatttattcattaatttaaatgagtTTAATAATGGTTGTCACTTTCATTAGACTTGAAACTCTCTCACAAATTCAGCTATTGTCGTCAGTTTCACGGTTCTAAAATACGTTTGTTatggagaaattttcacattttGATGTGGGttctcaagcccaccgctaatagatgtTATCCGGTTTGACCTacttacgtatcgttgtcagcctcacggttttaaaacacgtctgttagggagagctTTCCACACTCCCTTGTATGAAATGCTTAGTTGCTCACTCCAATCAAAGCagaatctcaaaatccaccccccttcggggcttagcgtcatcactgacacaccacccgatgtttgaccctgataccatttataacaacacAAGCCTATTGTTAACCTATATTGGgagctcagcgtccttgctggcacaccacctgatGTCTAAccttgataccatttgtaacagcacaagCCCATTGTTAACctatattgtctattttgacccattacatatcgttaCCATTTATatagaatgcttcgtttccttctctaatcgatgtaggttctcacaatccaccctccttgaaAGCCTAGTGCCCTCGCTGGCACACATTCCGGTGTGTGGgtctaatatcatttataatagctcgagcccactgctaacagatgTTATCCGCTTTGACCTGCTTACGTattgctgtcagcctcacTGTTTTAAGTACCGTTATCagcctcactgttttaaaacatgtatgttagggagagctTTACACACACACCCTCTATACAGAATGCttagttcccctctccaactgatacagaatctcacaatccactctcctgGAGGCTCAGTgaccgatgtctggctctgatgtcatttgtaacaactcaagcccactgctaacctttattgtttgctttggcccattatatatcgctgtcagtctcacaattttaaaacgcgtttgtaaGGGataagtttccacatccttagatagaatgcttcgttcccctctccaaccgatgagAAATCTCACATTTATAATATAAGTGCTCGAGGTAGATTAACAGTAAGATCATATCTTGAatctatctatttttttagttttcaaaactcgtcgtgaattttaaaaatattttcaaagaGTTGATAACCAGTCTTATTTTTTACGAGCTAATGAATTTACAAAGTACGATGCGACAATTGCCTTTAGTTGTCCGAACCAACGTACATGAACAAATACAACAACGTCACGTCACGGTTCGCCTTTGTTGCAACGAATTATTGAAACCGAGACGACAGGTATTGTGGAGAGTACCAAAAAGGGTTAAAGGGACAGTAGTTAGTGGGAGTGACTGTAGGAGAAgatataatttgaattaatcaCATTACATTAAGATGAATATGtttgagaaaagagaaagggaCAGAACAAGAAATGTCGTTGCTTTGGGACAAAGACATTGTACTAAAAAGAGGTTCACNgggtcacaacctactctcttcatagtaaggTTGTGAcactcagcgtcctcgctgacacaccacccgatgtctaaccttgataccatttgtaacagcacaagCCCATTGTTAACctatattgtctattttgacccattacatatcgttaCCATTTATATGGAATGattcgtttccttctctaatcgatataggttctcacaatccaccctccttgagAGCCTAGTGCCCTCGCTGGCACACATTTCGGTGTGTGggtttgatatcatttataatagctcgagcccactgctaacagatgTTATCCGCTTTGACCTGCTTACGTattgctgtcagcctcactgttttaaaacatgtctgttagggagagttttacacacacacacaccctCTATACGGAATGCttagttcccctctccaactaatgcagaatctcacaatccactccccttgggggctcagtgtccgatgtctggctctgatgtcatttgtaacaactcaaacccactgctaacctttattgtttgctttggcccattacgtatcgctctcagtctcacagttttataacgcgtctattaaaaaaaagtttccacacccttagatagaatgtttcgttccccttcccaaccaatgtgaacTCTCACATTTATAATATGAGCGCTCGAGGTGGAGCAACAATAAGATCACCTCNTTTTTGtcgtgaattttaaaaatattttcaaagaGTTGATAACCAGTCTTATTTTTTACGAGCTAATAAATTTACAAAGTACGATACGACAATTGCCTTTAGTTGTCCGACCCAACGTACATGAACAAATACAACAACATCACGTCACGGTTCGCCTTTGTTGCAACGAATTATTGAAACCGAGACGACAGGTATTGTGGAGAGTACCAAAAAGGGTTAAAGGGACAGAAGTAGTGGGAGTGACTGTAGGAGAAgatataatttgaattaatcaCATTACATTAAGATGGATATGtttgagaaaagagaaagggaCAGAACAAAAAATGTCGTTGCTTTGGGACAAAGACATTGTACTAAAAAGAGGTTCACGTGGGCGTGGCTTTTgcttcataattaaattatttacataaaaaaTNNNNNNNNNNNNNNNNNNNNNNNNNNNNNNNNNNNNNNNNNNNNNNNNNNNNNNNNNNNNNNNNNNNNNNNNNNNNNNNNNNNNNNNNNNNNNNNNNNNNNNNNNNNNNNNNNNNNNNNNNNNNNNNNNNNNNNNNNNNNNNNNNNNNNNNNNNNNNNNNNNNNNNNNNNNNNNNNNNNNNNNNNNNNNNNNNNNNNNNNNNNNNNNNNNNNNNNNNNNNNNNNNNNNNNNNNNNNNNNNNNNNNNNNNNNNNNNNNNNNNNNNNNNNNNNNNNNNNNNNNNNNNNNNNNNNNNNNNNNNNNNNNNNNNNNNNNNNNNNNNNNNNNNNNNNNNNNNNNNNNNNNNNNNNNNNNNNNNNNNNNNNNNNNNNNNNNNNNNNNNNNNNNNNNNNNNNNNNNNNNNNNNNNNNNNNNNNNNNNNNNNNNNNNNNNNNNNNNNNNNNNNNNNNNNNNNNNNNNNNNNNNNNNNNNNNNNNNNNNNNNNNNNNNNNNNNNNNNNNNNNNNNNNNNNNNNNNNNNNNNNNNNNNNNNNNNNNNNNNNNNNNNNNNNNNNNNNNNNNNNNNNNNNNNNNNNNNNNNNNNNNNNNNNNNNNNNNNNNNNNNNNNNNNNNNNNNNNNNNNNNNNNNNNNNNNNNNNNNNNNNNNNNNNNNNNNNNNNNNNNNNNNNNNNNNNNNNNNNNNNNNNNNNNNNNNNNNNNNNNNNNNNNNNNNNNNNNNNNNNNNNNNNNNNNNNNNNNNNNNNNNNNNNNNNNNNNNNNNNNNNNNNNNNNNNNNNNNNNNNNNNNNNNNNNNNNNNNNNNNNNNNNNNNNNNNNNNNNNNNNNNNNNNNNNNNNNNNNNNNNNNNNNNNNNNNNNNNNNNNNNNNNNNNNNNNNNNNNNNNNNNNNNNNNNNNNNNNNNNNNNNNNNNNNNNNNNNNNNNNNNNNNNNNNNNNNNNNNNNNNNNNNNNNNNNNNNNNNNNNNNNNNNNNNNNNNNNNNNNNNNNNNNNNNNNNNNNNNNNNNNNNNNNNNNNNNNNNNNNNNNNNNNNNNNNNNNNNNNNNNNNNNNNNNNNNNNNNNNNNNNNNNNNNNNNNNNNNNNNNNNNNNNNNNNNNNNNNNNNNNNNNNNNNNNNNNNNNNNNNNNNNNNNNNNNNNNNNNNNNNNNNNNNNNNNNNNNNNNNNNNNNNNNNNNNNNNNNNNNNNNNNNNNNNNNNNNNNNNNNNNNNNNNNNNNNNNNNNNNNNNNNNNNNNNNNNNNNNNNNNNNNNNNNNNNNNNNNNNNNNNNNNNNNNNNNNNNNNNNNNNNNNNNNNNNNNNNNNNNNNNNNNNNNNNNNNNNNNNNNNNNNNNNNNNNNNNNNNNNNNNNNNNNNNNNNNNNNNNNNNNNNNNNNNNNNNNNNNNNNNNNNNNNNNNNNNNNNNNNNNNNNNNNNNNNNNNNNNNNNNNNNNNNNNNNNNNNNNNNNNNNNNNNNNNNNNNNNNNNNNNNNNNNNNNNNNNNNNNNNNNNNNNNNNNNNNNNNNNNNNNNNNNNNNNNNNNNNNNNNNNNNNNNNNNNNNNNNNNNNNNNNNNNNNNNNNNNNNNNNNNNNNNNNNNNNNNNNNNNNNNNNNNNNNNNNNNNNNNNNNNNNNNNNNNNNNNNNNNNNNNNNNNNNNNNNNNNNNNNNNNNNNNNNNNNNNNNNNNNNNNNNNNNNNNNNNNNNNNNNNNNNNNNNNNNNNNNNNNNNNNNNNNNNNNNNNNNNNNNNNNNNNNNNNNNNNNNNNNNNNNNNNNNNNNNNNNNNNNNNNNNNNNNNNNNNNNNNNNNNNNNNNNNNNNNNNNNNNNNNNNNNNNNNNNNNNNNNNNNNNNNNNNNNNNNNNNNNNNNNNNNNNNNNNNNNNNNNNNNNNNNNNNNNNNNNNNNNNNNNNNNNNNNNNNNNNNNNNNNNNNNNNNNNNNNNNNNNNNNNNNNNNNNNNNNNNNNNNNNNNNNNNNNNNNNNNNNNNNNNNNNNNNNNNNNNNNNNNNNNNNNNNNNNNNNNNNNNNNNNNNNNNNNNNNNNNNNNNNNNNNNNNNNNNNNNNNNNNNNNNNNNNNNNNNNNNNNNNNNNNNNNNNNNNNNNNNNNNNNNNNNNNNNNNNNNNNNNNNNNNNNNNNNNNNNNNNNNNNNNNNNNNNNNNNNNNNNNNNNNNNNNNNNNNNNNNNNNNNNNNNNNNNNNNNNNNNNNNNNNNNNNNNNNNNNNNNNNNNNNNNNNNNNNNNNNNNNNNNNNNNNNNNNNNNNNNNNNNNNNNNNNNNNNNNNNNNNNNNNNNNNNNNNNNNNNNNNNNNNNNNNNNNNNNNNNNNNNNNNNNNNNNNNNNNNNNNNNNNNNNNNNNNNNNNNNNNNNNNNNNNNNNNNNNNNNNNNNNNNNNNNNNNNNNNNNNNNNNNNNNNNNNNNNNNNNNNNNNNNNNNNNNNNNNNNNNNNNNNNNNNNNNNNNNNNNNNNNNNNNNNNNNNNNNNNNNNNNNNNNNNNNNNNNNNNNNNNNNNNNNNNNNNNNNNNNNNNNNNNNNNNNNNNNNNNNNNNNNNNNNNNNNNNNNNNNNNNNNNNNNNNNNNNNNNNNNNNNNNNNNNNNNNNNNNNNNNNNNNNNNNNNNNNNNNNNNNNNNNNNNNNNNNNNNNNNNNNNNNNNNNNNNNNNNNNNNNNNNNNNNNNNNNNNNNNNNNNNNNNNNNNNNNNNNNNNNNNNNNNNNNNNNNNNNNNNNNNNNNNNNNNNNNNNNNNNNNNNNNNNNNNNNNNNNNNNNNNNNNNNNNNNNNNNNNNNNNNNNNNNNNNNNNNNNNNNNNNNNNNNNNNNNNNNNNNNNNNNNNNNNNNNNNNNNNNNNNNNNNNNNNNNNNNNNNNNNNNNNNNNNNNNNNNNNNNNNNNNNNNNNNNNNNNNNNNNNNNNNNNNNNNNNNNNNNNNNNNNNNNNNNNNNNNNNNNNNNNNNNNNNNNNNNNNNNNNNNNNNNNNNNNNNNNNNNNNNNNNNNNNNNNNNNNNNNNNNNNNNNNNNNNNNNNNNNNNNNNNNNNNNNNNNNNNNNNNNNNNNNNNNNNNNNNNNNNNNNNNNNNNNNNNNNNNNNNNNNNNNNNNNNNNNNNNNNNNNNNNNNNNNNNNNNNNNNNNNNNNNNNNNNNNNNNNNNNNNNNNNNNNNNNNNNNNNNNNNNNNNNNNNNNNNNNNNNNNNNNNNNNNNNNNNNNNNNNNNNNNNNNNNNNNNNNNNNNNNNNNNNNNNNNNNNNNNNNNNNNNNNNNNNNNNNNNNNNNNNNNNNNNNNNNNNNNNNNNNNNNNNNNNNNNNNNNNNNNNNNNNNNNNNNNNNNNNNNNNNNNNNNNNNNNNNNNNNNNNNNNNNNNNNNNNNNNNNNNNNNNNNNNNNNNNNNNNNNNNNNNNNNNNNNNNNNNNNNNNNNNNNNNNNNNNNNNNNNNNNNNNNNNNNNNNNNNNNNNNNNNNNNNNNNNNNNNNNNNNNNNNNNNNNNNNNNNNNNNNNNNNNNNNNNNNNNNNNNNNNNNNNNNNNNNNNNNNNNNNNNNNNNNNNNNNNNNNNNNNNNNNNNNNNNNNNNNNNNNNNNNNNNNNNNNNNNNNNNNNNNNNNNNNNNNNNNNNNNNNNNNNNNNNNNNNNNNNNNNNNNNNNNNNNNNNNNNNNNNNNNNNNNNNNNNNNNNNNNNNNNNNNNNNNNNNNNNNNNNNNNNNNNNNNNNNNNNNNNNNNNNNNNNNNNNNNNNNNNNNNNNNNNNNNNNNNNNNNNNNNNNNNNNNNNNNNNNNNNNNNNNNNNNNNNNNNNNNNNNNNNNNNNNNNNNNNNNNNNNNNNNNNNNNNNNNNNNNNNNNNNNNNNNNNNNNNNNNNNNNNNNNNNNNNNNNNNNNNNNNNNNNNNNNNNNNNNNNNNNNNNNNNNNNNNNNNNNNNNNNNNNNNNNNNNNNNNNNNNNNNNNNNNNNNNNNNNNNNNNNNNNNNNNNNNNNNNNNNNNNNNNNNNNNNNNNNNNNNNNNNNNNNNNNNNNNNNNNNNNNNNNNNNNNNNNNNNNNNNNNNNNNNNNNNNNNNNNNNNNNNNNNNNNNNNNNNNNNNNNNNNNNNNNNNNNNNNNNNNNNNNNNNNNNNNNNNNNNNNNNNNNNNNNNNNNNNNNNNNNNNNNNNNNNNNNNNNNNNNNNNNNNNNNNNNNNNNNNNNNNNNNNNNNNNNNNNNNNNNNNNNNNNNNNNNNNNNNNNNNNNNNNNNNNNNNNNNNNNNNNNNNNNNNNNNNNNNNNNNNNNNNNNNNNNNNNNNNNNNNNNNNNNNNNNNNNNNNNNNNNNNNNNNNNNNNNNNNNNNNNNNNNNNNNNNNNNNNNNNNNNNNNNNNNNNNNNNNNNNNNNNNNNNNNNNNNNNNNNNNNNNNNNNNNNNNNNNNNNNNNNNNNNNNNNNNNNNNNNNNNNNNNNNNNNNNNNNNNNNNNNNNNNNNNNNNNNNNNNNNNNNNNNNNNNNNNNNNNNNNNNNNNNNNNNNNNNNNNNNNNNNNNNNNNNNNNNNNNNNNNNNNNNNNNNNNNNNNNNNNNNNNNNNNNNNNNNNNNNNNNNNNNNNNNNNNNNNNNNNNNNNNNNNNNNNNNNNNNNNNNNNNNNNNNNNNNNNNNNNNNNNNNNN includes the following:
- the LOC111785906 gene encoding cytokinin riboside 5'-monophosphate phosphoribohydrolase LOG3-like, whose amino-acid sequence is MGLVSQAVYDGGRHVLGVIPKSLMPREITGETIGEVRAVSGMHQRKAEMARHADAFIALPGGYGTLEELLEVITWAQLGIHEKPVGLLNVDGYYNSLLSFIDKAVDEGFVSPAARSIIVAAQTAHELISKLEEYVPKHCDVASRLNWEMEQQLGYTVKSDIAR